A portion of the Bacillus sp. es.034 genome contains these proteins:
- the ilvC gene encoding ketol-acid reductoisomerase, protein MVKVYYNGDVNEEVLKGKKVAVVGYGSQGHAHAQNLKESGFDVVVGLRKGKSWDQAEKDGFDVYSVREACEQADVIMVLLPDEHQPKVYEAEIKPALSSGKALAFAHGFNIHFHQVVPPEDVDVFLVAPKGPGHLVRRTFEEGAGVPALFGVYQDASGQAAELALAYAKGVGAGRAGILETSFQEETETDLFGEQAVLCGGVTSLVKAGFETLVEAGYQKEVAYFECLHELKLIVDLMYEQGLEGMRYSISDTAQWGDFVSGPRVVNEETKARMKEVLTDIQTGKFAKGWILENQANRPEFNAINQRESQHPIEVVGRELRKMMPFVQKPSTKEKEVVASANH, encoded by the coding sequence ATGGTAAAGGTATATTATAACGGAGATGTGAATGAAGAGGTTTTAAAAGGGAAGAAAGTAGCGGTTGTCGGCTATGGCTCACAAGGTCATGCACATGCTCAAAATCTGAAGGAAAGCGGATTTGATGTTGTAGTGGGATTACGAAAAGGAAAGTCGTGGGACCAGGCGGAAAAGGACGGCTTCGATGTCTACTCCGTCCGGGAAGCATGTGAACAGGCGGACGTCATCATGGTTCTCCTGCCGGATGAGCATCAGCCGAAAGTATATGAAGCAGAAATCAAGCCGGCCCTGTCATCAGGCAAAGCACTCGCATTCGCACACGGATTCAATATCCATTTCCATCAAGTCGTCCCTCCGGAAGATGTGGATGTCTTCCTTGTTGCACCAAAAGGACCGGGGCACCTTGTAAGAAGGACCTTTGAAGAAGGAGCCGGGGTACCTGCACTCTTCGGTGTTTATCAAGACGCTTCAGGTCAAGCCGCGGAACTTGCCCTGGCGTATGCAAAAGGGGTAGGAGCAGGACGTGCAGGAATCCTCGAAACCTCCTTCCAGGAAGAAACGGAAACCGATCTATTCGGGGAACAGGCAGTCCTCTGTGGAGGGGTGACATCCCTTGTCAAAGCAGGATTTGAAACGCTGGTGGAAGCCGGTTATCAAAAAGAAGTCGCCTATTTCGAATGCTTACATGAATTGAAGCTGATCGTTGACCTGATGTATGAACAGGGATTGGAAGGAATGCGCTATTCGATCTCTGACACGGCTCAATGGGGAGATTTCGTTTCAGGTCCAAGGGTAGTGAATGAAGAAACGAAAGCCCGCATGAAGGAAGTATTGACGGATATCCAAACAGGAAAATTTGCGAAGGGATGGATCCTGGAGAATCAGGCGAACCGTCCGGAATTCAACGCCATCAATCAGCGTGAAAGTCAGCACCCGATCGAAGTCGTTGGAAGGGAACTTCGTAAAATGATGCCTTTTGTACAGAAACCTTCAACTAAAGAAAAGGAAGTGGTAGCGAGTGCGAACCATTGA
- the ilvN gene encoding acetolactate synthase small subunit, which produces MRKRIVTALVHNRSGVLNRVTGLFTKRQFNIESISVGYTETEGISRMTFVVNVEDDRKIEQLLKQLHKQIDVLKVSDITDQGVVARELALIKVLSTGQTRSEINGIVEPFRAAIIDVARDSVTVQVTGETSKIEAIIDLLRPYGIKEIARTGITAFARGNGKSVTDLKQYSIVN; this is translated from the coding sequence ATGAGGAAACGGATTGTGACAGCCCTTGTTCATAACCGGAGCGGTGTCTTGAACCGGGTGACCGGATTGTTTACAAAGCGTCAGTTCAACATTGAAAGTATTTCGGTCGGATATACAGAGACGGAAGGGATTTCGAGAATGACCTTCGTCGTCAACGTGGAAGACGATCGTAAAATCGAACAGCTCCTGAAGCAGCTCCATAAACAGATCGATGTCCTCAAGGTCTCAGACATCACGGATCAAGGAGTCGTTGCCAGGGAACTGGCCCTTATCAAGGTATTGAGTACAGGGCAGACCAGGTCCGAAATCAATGGGATCGTGGAACCCTTCAGAGCCGCCATCATTGATGTCGCAAGGGACAGCGTAACCGTCCAGGTAACGGGGGAGACCTCCAAGATAGAAGCGATCATCGATTTATTAAGACCCTATGGCATCAAAGAAATCGCCCGGACAGGGATCACGGCATTCGCCAGGGGAAATGGAAAGTCGGTCACAGACCTGAAACAGTATTCAATTGTGAATTAG
- the ilvB gene encoding acetolactate synthase large subunit, whose product MRAKVEAEPASQTLTENVNGADMLMKALKEEKVEILFGYPGGAVLPIYDALYKAPIKHVLARHEQGAIHAAEGYARVSGKPGVVIATSGPGATNLVTGIADAMMDSLPLVVFTGQVASGVIGTDAFQEADVVGITMPITKHNYQVRDIKDLPRIVKEAFHIASTGRPGPVLVDIPKDLTLQQAYPVHQVEMDLPGYQPNFNPNPLQIKKLVDAIKVSKQPVILAGAGVLHGKATEELKAFAEQYDLPVVHTLLGLGGFPADHALFLGMAGMHGCYASNMAIHECDLLINIGARFDDRLTGNLATFAPRAKVVHIDIDPAEIGKNVETQIPIVADSKQALSRLLQHETEKPDFDAWHQHLKSYKREYPFWYNQAHDVLSPQRLIEQVYEMTNGEAVVTTDVGQHQMWAAQYYSFKKPNNWVTSGGLGTMGFGFPAAIGAQLANPDSTVVAFVGDGGFQMTLQELVLLKELNLPVKVVLLNNGTLGMVRQWQETFFEERYSQSVFSTQPDFVKLAESYGIKGYKVQTQEEVDSVLKEALTSDEPVLIDCWVNPKENVYPMVAPGKGLHEMLGVKP is encoded by the coding sequence ATGAGAGCGAAGGTAGAGGCAGAACCGGCTTCACAGACACTGACAGAAAACGTCAACGGTGCTGATATGCTCATGAAAGCTTTGAAGGAGGAAAAGGTTGAGATTCTGTTTGGGTACCCTGGAGGAGCGGTCTTGCCGATTTACGATGCTCTTTACAAAGCCCCGATCAAGCACGTACTCGCCCGTCATGAGCAAGGGGCCATCCACGCCGCAGAAGGATACGCAAGGGTATCGGGAAAACCGGGTGTGGTCATCGCCACGTCAGGACCCGGTGCGACGAATCTCGTGACGGGGATCGCCGATGCCATGATGGACTCCCTTCCGCTGGTCGTCTTTACGGGGCAGGTGGCTTCAGGGGTCATCGGAACCGACGCATTCCAGGAAGCGGATGTGGTAGGCATCACGATGCCGATCACCAAGCATAATTACCAGGTACGGGACATTAAAGATTTACCGAGGATCGTGAAGGAAGCCTTTCATATCGCATCAACCGGGAGGCCCGGGCCGGTACTCGTCGATATTCCAAAAGACCTGACATTGCAGCAGGCCTACCCGGTACACCAAGTGGAAATGGACTTACCCGGTTATCAGCCCAACTTTAATCCGAATCCCCTCCAAATCAAAAAGCTGGTGGATGCGATCAAGGTGTCGAAGCAGCCCGTCATCCTGGCAGGGGCTGGAGTGCTTCACGGGAAGGCGACAGAGGAATTGAAGGCGTTCGCTGAACAATATGACCTCCCGGTGGTTCACACCTTATTGGGATTAGGGGGATTCCCGGCAGACCATGCCCTGTTTCTTGGTATGGCGGGGATGCACGGGTGTTATGCAAGTAATATGGCCATCCATGAATGTGACTTGCTCATCAATATCGGTGCCCGTTTTGATGACCGTTTAACAGGGAATCTTGCTACCTTTGCACCAAGGGCCAAAGTGGTTCATATCGACATCGACCCGGCTGAGATCGGGAAGAACGTTGAAACCCAGATCCCGATTGTGGCCGATTCGAAACAGGCCCTTTCAAGACTCCTTCAACATGAGACCGAGAAGCCCGATTTCGATGCCTGGCATCAGCATCTTAAATCATACAAAAGGGAATATCCTTTCTGGTATAACCAGGCTCATGATGTATTATCCCCTCAGCGGTTGATTGAGCAGGTGTACGAGATGACGAACGGGGAAGCCGTCGTCACCACGGACGTGGGGCAGCATCAAATGTGGGCCGCCCAATACTATTCTTTTAAAAAGCCGAATAACTGGGTCACATCCGGAGGACTTGGCACGATGGGATTCGGATTCCCCGCAGCGATCGGGGCACAGCTGGCAAACCCGGACAGTACAGTGGTCGCTTTTGTAGGAGATGGGGGCTTCCAGATGACTCTCCAGGAGCTCGTCCTCCTGAAAGAGCTGAACCTCCCTGTGAAAGTGGTCCTTCTCAATAACGGCACACTTGGAATGGTGAGACAGTGGCAGGAAACCTTCTTCGAAGAGAGGTACTCACAATCGGTGTTCTCCACCCAGCCTGATTTTGTGAAGCTGGCTGAATCATATGGGATCAAGGGATATAAAGTACAGACTCAGGAAGAAGTCGATTCTGTTTTAAAAGAAGCCTTAACAAGTGATGAACCGGTGCTCATCGATTGCTGGGTGAACCCGAAGGAGAATGTATACCCGATGGTGGCTCCAGGAAAAGGATTACACGAAATGTTAGGAGTGAAACCATGA
- the ilvD gene encoding dihydroxy-acid dehydratase — MRSDMIKKGIDRAPHRSLLYATGVKLEDMEKPFIGVCNSYIDIIPGHMHLNGFAQVVKEAIREAGGIPFEFNTIGVDDGIAMGHIGMRYSLPSRELIADSAETVINAHWFDGVFYIPNCDKITPGMLMASVRTNVPSVFVSGGPMEAGVSSEGKPLSLVSVFEGVGAHQSGRMTAEQLLDIEANACPTCGSCSGMFTANSMNSLMEMLGMAPPGNGTIVATSEERHKLIKDAAKHLVEMVKKDIKPRDIITEDTIDDAFALDMAMGGSTNTVLHTLAIANEAEIDYDINRINKVAERVPYLSKISPASDYSMQDVHNAGGVSAIIKELCEMEAVHKDRITVTGKSLYENVKDAHIQNDDVIRSRENAHSPVGGLSVLFGNIAPNGGVIKVGAVDPSIKTFMGEAIVYESQDEALAGIESGEVKEGHVVVIRYEGPKGGPGMPEMLAPTAAIAGRGLEKQVALMTDGRFSGASRGISIGHVSPEAAEGGPIGVVENGDPIFIDLTNRTISLMVSEEELKFRQQEWVQPPPKIKKGYLARYAKLVTSASTGGILKTE, encoded by the coding sequence GTGCGTAGTGACATGATCAAGAAAGGGATCGACCGGGCTCCCCACCGCAGTTTACTCTATGCGACGGGAGTCAAGCTGGAAGACATGGAAAAACCATTTATCGGGGTGTGTAACTCTTACATCGACATCATTCCAGGTCATATGCATTTAAACGGATTCGCCCAGGTGGTGAAAGAAGCGATCCGTGAAGCGGGGGGAATCCCCTTTGAATTCAACACGATCGGTGTCGACGATGGGATCGCCATGGGTCATATCGGAATGAGGTACTCACTCCCGAGTCGGGAACTGATCGCCGACTCAGCAGAAACCGTCATCAATGCTCACTGGTTCGACGGAGTGTTCTACATCCCGAACTGTGACAAGATCACACCGGGAATGCTAATGGCATCAGTCAGAACCAATGTCCCTTCCGTATTTGTATCGGGAGGTCCGATGGAAGCGGGAGTATCAAGTGAAGGAAAGCCATTATCACTCGTTTCCGTTTTCGAAGGAGTAGGAGCCCATCAGTCAGGAAGGATGACGGCGGAACAACTTCTCGACATCGAAGCCAACGCGTGTCCGACTTGCGGATCATGTTCCGGTATGTTCACGGCGAACTCCATGAATTCCTTGATGGAAATGCTTGGTATGGCTCCACCAGGGAACGGGACGATCGTAGCCACATCGGAAGAACGGCACAAATTGATAAAGGACGCAGCGAAACATCTTGTAGAAATGGTGAAAAAAGATATCAAGCCACGAGATATCATAACGGAGGATACGATCGATGACGCATTCGCCCTAGACATGGCGATGGGAGGTTCAACGAATACGGTCCTCCATACGCTGGCGATTGCCAATGAGGCAGAAATTGATTACGACATCAATCGGATCAATAAAGTCGCTGAGCGGGTTCCCTATTTATCCAAGATAAGCCCGGCCTCGGATTACTCCATGCAGGATGTTCACAATGCAGGAGGGGTCAGCGCCATCATTAAAGAGCTGTGTGAAATGGAAGCCGTACACAAAGACCGCATCACCGTTACAGGAAAGTCCCTTTATGAAAATGTGAAGGATGCTCATATTCAAAATGATGATGTCATCCGCAGCAGGGAAAATGCCCACAGTCCAGTCGGGGGATTATCCGTCCTCTTCGGGAATATTGCTCCTAATGGCGGTGTCATCAAAGTGGGGGCAGTCGACCCATCCATTAAAACATTCATGGGTGAAGCGATTGTCTATGAATCCCAGGATGAGGCCCTTGCCGGAATTGAAAGCGGAGAAGTGAAAGAAGGTCATGTTGTCGTAATCAGATATGAAGGTCCAAAGGGCGGACCGGGGATGCCTGAGATGCTTGCACCGACGGCAGCCATTGCAGGACGCGGGCTTGAGAAGCAAGTCGCCCTCATGACAGACGGCAGATTTTCAGGAGCATCCCGGGGCATTTCAATCGGTCATGTCTCCCCTGAAGCAGCTGAAGGAGGACCGATCGGCGTGGTGGAAAATGGAGATCCCATCTTCATTGATCTCACGAACCGGACGATTTCCCTTATGGTTTCGGAAGAAGAGTTGAAGTTCAGACAACAGGAGTGGGTACAGCCTCCTCCGAAAATCAAAAAAGGATATCTAGCAAGATACGCAAAACTTGTTACATCAGCGAGTACAGGCGGCATCTTGAAAACAGAATAA
- the ilvE gene encoding branched-chain-amino-acid transaminase has product MNEQWIYLDGQYVKKEDAVVSVYDHGFLYGDGVFEGIRMYDGNVFRLDEHVDRLYDSAKSIMLHIELSKEEMSDIIVDTLKKNKLENAYIRVVISRGVGNLGLDPFTCKKPQIIVIAEQLALFPKSLYETGIDIVTVASRRNRADVLSPKVKSLNYLNNILVKIEANLAGVSEALMLNDQGYVAEGSADNIFIVKKGKILTPPGYVGALEGITRNAIIEIAEKSGFVMKEEVFTRHDVYTADEVFLTGTAAEVIAVVKVDGRVIGDGKPGKYTNQLLQDFRNTVTQDGRKVYKQNAQVG; this is encoded by the coding sequence ATGAACGAACAGTGGATCTACTTAGACGGGCAATATGTAAAAAAGGAAGACGCAGTTGTATCTGTGTACGACCATGGTTTTCTATATGGAGATGGAGTGTTCGAAGGGATTCGAATGTACGATGGGAACGTGTTCCGTCTGGATGAACATGTTGATCGCCTTTATGACTCAGCCAAATCCATCATGTTGCACATTGAGCTTTCAAAAGAAGAGATGAGCGACATTATCGTTGATACATTGAAAAAAAATAAACTCGAGAATGCCTACATACGGGTGGTCATATCCAGGGGTGTTGGAAACTTGGGGTTGGATCCATTCACTTGTAAAAAGCCACAGATCATCGTCATCGCGGAACAGCTGGCCCTTTTCCCTAAAAGCTTATACGAAACGGGCATTGATATCGTTACCGTCGCAAGCCGGAGAAATCGTGCGGATGTTCTGTCACCGAAAGTTAAATCATTAAACTACTTAAATAACATTCTCGTTAAAATCGAAGCGAATCTTGCAGGCGTCAGCGAAGCATTGATGTTGAACGATCAGGGATATGTAGCAGAAGGATCAGCCGATAACATCTTCATCGTGAAAAAAGGAAAAATCCTTACGCCGCCAGGATATGTAGGGGCCCTCGAAGGGATCACCCGGAATGCCATCATCGAAATCGCGGAAAAATCAGGTTTCGTGATGAAAGAAGAAGTCTTCACCCGGCATGATGTATACACAGCAGATGAAGTGTTCTTAACAGGAACTGCCGCTGAAGTCATCGCCGTTGTGAAAGTTGACGGACGTGTCATCGGAGACGGAAAACCTGGAAAGTATACAAATCAATTATTGCAGGATTTCAGAAACACTGTCACGCAGGATGGAAGAAAAGTTTACAAACAAAATGCTCAAGTCGGCTAA